Within the Clostridia bacterium genome, the region CAATCTTGTGCAGAATTAATGTATGCTTTAGAGCATTATGAAAAGATTGACGATGAGTACAAGAGGACACAAAAAAGAAAACTAAACATATTTATATCCATGCTAGTATCATCCTTGCTATTTTTCTTAGGTGGCATAGGGCTAAACAGTGTTGCACAACAAATGGCAAGTGATACATATGCAAATATCTTATATTCCGCATCTAGGACGCCAGACTATGACGAAAAAATAAAATACTATGAAAGTGCTTTAGATATTCCAAACAAGGGCGGAGATAAGGCTGCATACTTAGGTCTAATCAATACATTTAAAGAAAACGATAACGTATTTACAATCGAAGAGCAAAACCTGCTTGTAACACATATAAAGAACAAGGTAAATGAGCTAGAAAAATATCAAGAAAACTATGCGGAAGTTTGCTTTGAAATTGGCAAGCTATTTTGGTATTACTATGAATACGGTGGTACAAATGACAATCAAATAACCCGCATGATAAGTGCCATAGAATGGTTTGACGATGTGATTAACCATGCCCCAGAGGGCTTTGCAAACCTTAACATGGCAAAGGTTTATAGAGACATAGGTATCTTTTATAGAGATATATCAATAAAAACAATCGAGGCTAACGATAGGGGTCTATACAAACCATTTTTTGAAAACCTTCAGGAGTTAATTAGCCTGGTGGAGGACGATGATGAAAGTGAGATTGTAAAACTAGAATTATATGAGCTAGCTAGAAGTTCACTACAACAGTATGCCACCAAATTTAAGACTGATGGGGTAGATAAGGATAGCCTAATTTTAATGTTTAATACTGTGTCAGAAAATATCAGAAAAATTGACACAACAACTGATATAACTAG harbors:
- a CDS encoding serine/threonine-protein kinase; amino-acid sequence: MLKIGSLIDGKYRILSEIGRGGMSVVYMAINERANKTWAVKEVRKDGVVDFEAVKQGLVVETEMLKRLRHPNLPSIIDVIEDKDSFLIVMDYVEGNPLSKTIEEFGAQPQEYVIEWAKQLCDVLGYLHSRTPPIIYRDMKPANIMLKPDGNLTLIDFGTAREFKERNLADTTCLGTIGYAAPEQFGGQGQTDARTDIYCLGACLYHLVTGCNPSEPPYEIKPIREINPSLSSGLEKIIQKCVQRNPDDRYQSCAELMYALEHYEKIDDEYKRTQKRKLNIFISMLVSSLLFFLGGIGLNSVAQQMASDTYANILYSASRTPDYDEKIKYYESALDIPNKGGDKAAYLGLINTFKENDNVFTIEEQNLLVTHIKNKVNELEKYQENYAEVCFEIGKLFWYYYEYGGTNDNQITRMISAIEWFDDVINHAPEGFANLNMAKVYRDIGIFYRDISIKTIEANDRGLYKPFFENLQELISLVEDDDESEIVKLELYELARSSLQQYATKFKTDGVDKDSLILMFNTVSENIRKIDTTTDITSEKQEKTISLLDDTINAINIAFGS